Sequence from the Polyangiaceae bacterium genome:
TGCGGCGGTACGCCGTTTGTTTCACAAGCTAGGGACCGAAGGAGAAGTAGCCCACATGACTGCAGCTCACATCTTGACGAAGCAAGCGCGCCTCGAAGGACGGGTCGAAGGACGCGCGGAGGGACGCGTCGCGGGACGCACTGAAGGGCGCGCTGCCCTCATCGTACAGCAGCTCTCCGCTAGGTTTGGCAACCTGCCAGAATCTGTGCAGGCGCGAGTCCACGCTGCGTCGGAGCGCGCGCTGGACGCCATGGCCGTGCGCTTGCTTTCGGCCGAGAGCCTCGACGAGGTGCTCGCGCTGGCGAATGGGAGTGCGGGGGGATCGCGCAGAGAGTAGGCGGGCCGCCCGCCTCGCGTGGTGCGGGTCTGCAGCGGGTTGCGATGAGAAGAGCGCGGCACCGGCGCGCGTGTGCGGCGGCTAGGTTGAGAAGTCGGGTTGTTTCTCGCCGAC
This genomic interval carries:
- a CDS encoding DUF4351 domain-containing protein, which produces AAVRRLFHKLGTEGEVAHMTAAHILTKQARLEGRVEGRAEGRVAGRTEGRAALIVQQLSARFGNLPESVQARVHAASERALDAMAVRLLSAESLDEVLALANGSAGGSRRE